One region of Carassius carassius chromosome 41, fCarCar2.1, whole genome shotgun sequence genomic DNA includes:
- the LOC132123263 gene encoding uncharacterized protein LOC132123263: protein MGVGLSDLKSESKQKQIATYPNQKPWINKEVQLPLKACNTAFRSDEAEAYSKSKANLRRAIKTAKYCYKLKPSNSTITVKHVSFLKELNDFYACFDSDSKETATKITLSADHQPLKRQKNQLSSAILVNFYRCAIESILNSSSQSVKQNRTVKRNGFSLEFLGMILTISGWLGVMVACCLPMWRVAAYIGQNIVITQIVCTNCTSDTANKPRIMLAAGVTFIMCGLQLLVAVCWTANGIILDFHNPLLEETQKREFGNSLYFGWGASCLLILGGAILSCSCSSKVQNNSVPKRVDYSGVKSVSVNGFDRRYYV from the exons atgggggtAGGTTTAAGTGATCTAAAATCAGAATCTAAACAGAAACAGATCGCAACGTACCCTAATCAGAAGCCGTGGATCAACAAGGAGGTGCAACTTCCGCTGAAAGCCTGCAACACTGCCTTCAGATCAGATGAAGCTGAGGCTTACAGCAAATCCAAGGCCAACCTGAGGAGGGCAATCAAAAcggccaagtactgctacaagctaaAG CCAAGCAACTCCACTATAACGGTCAAACACGTCTCTTTCCTTAAAGAGCTGAATGACTTTTATGCCTGCTTCGACAGTgacagcaaggagacggccaccaaGATCACActctcagcagaccaccaaccccTTAAACGCCAAAAGAACCAGTTatcttcagccatcctggtgaacttctaccggtgtgcAATCGAGAGCATCTTGAACAGTT CATCACAGTCTgtgaaacagaacagaacagtgaAGCGCAATGGCTTCAGCCTGGAGTTCCTGGGGATGATCCTGACCATCTCTGGGTGGCTTGGCGTGATGGTTGCCTGTTGTTTGCCCATGTGGAGAGTAGCGGCGTACATAGGCCAGAACATCGTCATCACTCAGATCGTGTGCACCAACTGCACCTCAGATACAGCAAACAAGCCGCGCATTATGCTGGCAGCCGgggtgacatttataatgtgtggTCTGCAGCTGCTAGTGGCCGTCTGTTGGACAGCTAACGGCATCATCCTGGATTTCCACAACCCTCTTCTAGAGGAGACGCAAAAAAGGGAGTTTGGGAACTCGCTGTACTTTGGATGGGGCGCCTCCTGCCTGTTGATCCTAGGTGGAGCCATTTTGTCTTGTTCCTGCTCCTCAAAAGTACAGAACAATTCTGTGCCGAAAAGAGTGGACTACTCAGGGGTCAAATCTGTCTCTGTGAATGGATTTGACAGGAGATACTATGTTTGA
- the LOC132123083 gene encoding uncharacterized protein LOC132123083 has translation MADECLPLIAGGDMLDLHSVQFELEAVGKQIRDLEVRQARLRERRATLESSRADAHKSGVSIQRAANSPTTSTPCVSLQRPGAPRTRSSQMSITPMPGHHGPWVHPQRRMRAGSRATTSPPPASEISIRNRFAPLRETGRDAVIIGDFIVRHIRATLAKGKVHTHCFPGARVLDVSAQIPATLKADESPRAVVLHAGVNDTTLRQTETLKRDFSSLIEMVRRTTPAAMIIVSGPLPTYRRGHERFSRLFALNEWLLSWCKEQKLLFVNNWNLFWEHPRLFRTDGLHPSRIGAELLSDNISRTLRSM, from the coding sequence atggcggatgaatgtctacctttgattgcaggtgggGACATGCTCGATCTGCATTCTGTGCAgttcgagctcgaggccgtggggaagcagattcgcgacctggaggtgaggcaggcccggctgagagagcggagagccacgctggaatcatcccgggctgacgctcacaagtccggggtaagtatacagcgtgctgctaacagtcccaccacgtctactccgtgtgtttctctgcaaaggcccggtgcacccaggacgcgatcttcccagatgtccatCACTCCgatgccgggacaccacggaccctgggtgcatccacagcggaggatgcgagccgggtcccgggcaacgacttctccccctcctgcctccgagatctccatccggaaccgcttcgctcccctccgcgagacaggacgcgatgctgtgatcatcggagacttcATCGTCCGACAcatccgtgctacgttagccaaaggtaaagtgcacactcattgtttccctggtgctcgtgttctcgatgtttctgcgcagatacccgcgaccctgaaggccgacgagagccccagagcggtcgtgcttcacgccggggttaacgacaccacgctgcggcagacggagacactgaagagggacttcagcagcctgatcgagatggTTCGCAGaacgacgcccgcggcgatgatcatcgtgtcaggaccactgcccacgtatcgacgaggacacgaaaggttcagtagactttttgctttaaatgaatggttgttgtcatggtgtaaagaacagaaactgctatttgttaataactggaatcttttctgggagcatcctaggctgtttcgcactgatggattacaccccagcagaatcggagcggagctgctttctgacaacatctccaggacacttcgctccatgtga
- the LOC132123091 gene encoding claudin-3-like, translated as MAALGLEILGVTLAVFGWIVGILSCALPMWMVTAFIGVNIVTAQTIWEGIWMNCVVQSTGQMQCKIYDSMLALSSDLQAARALCVIAIVMGVLGFLLSILGAKCTKCLDEERVKAKVMIAAGVTFICAAVMHLIPVCWSAHNIIRSFYNPIIIEAQKREIEDMSLGLELIGIVSCVLGWLLAIVACTLPMWRVTAFIGSNIVTAQIIWDGLWMSCVVQSTGQMQCKVYDSMLALSQDLQAARALTVISILLTVLAVLVSIGGAKCTNCIEEESSKAKVMIFGGVLFIVAGLMQLIPVSWSANSIIRDFYNPLLPDARRREMGAALYIGWAAAALLILGGSLLCCSCPPQEKKYNLSRMPYPASRSTGGGGYDRRDYV; from the exons ATGGCAGCTCTAGGGTTAGAGATCCTAGGGGTCACTTTAGCTGTGTTCGGTTGGATTGTAGGCATTTTGTCTTGTGCTTTGCCCATGTGGATGGTCACAGCTTTCATCGGAGTGAACATCGTTACGGCGCAGACCATATGGGAGGGAATCTGGATGAACTGTGTGGTGCAAAGCACTGGTCAGATGCAGTGCAAAATCTACGACTCCATGCTGGCCTTGAGCTCAGACTTGCAGGCAGCCCGGGCTCTGTGTGTGATTGCCATTGTGATGGGAGTACTGGGATTCCTTCTCTCCATTTTGGGGGCCAAGTGCACTAAATGCCTAGATGAGGAGCGCGTAAAAGCCAAAGTTATGATCGCCGCTGGAGTCACCTTCATCTGTGCTGCAGTCATGCACTTGATCCCTGTGTGCTGGTCTGCTCATAATATCATCAGGTCCTTCTACAACCCTATAATCATTGAGGCACAAAAAAGGGAGATAG AAGACATGTCTTTAGGCCTGGAGCTCATCGGTATTGTGTCATGTGTGCTGGGCTGGCTTTTGGCCATCGTGGCTTGTACTCTCCCCATGTGGAGGGTCACAGCCTTCATCGGCTCCAACATTGTGACGGCTCAGATTATCTGGGATGGCCTGTGGATGTCCTGCGTGGTTCAGAGCACCGGACAGATGCAGTGTAAAGTCTATGACTCCATGCTGGCTCTCTCTCAGGATCTTCAAGCAGCTCGAGCCCTGACTGTGATATCCATCCTTCTGACTGTCCTGGCTGTATTGGTGTCCATCGGTGGAGCCAAGTGCACTAATTGCATTGAAGAAGAGTCATCCAAAGCTAAAGTCATGATCTTCGGAGGGGTGCTGTTCATCGTAGCTGGGCTTATGCAGCTGATTCCTGTATCCTGGTCTGCCAACAGCATCATCAGGGACTTTTACAACCCTTTGCTGCCTGACGCCCGGAGACGGGAGATGGGAGCAGCGCTCTACATCGGCTGGGCAGCAGCCGCACTCCTGATTTTGGGTGGATCGTTGCTTTGTTGCTCCTGCCCTCCACAGGAGAAAAAATATAACCTGTCTCGGATGCCGTATCCTGCGTCTCGCTCGACAGGTGGGGGAGGATATGACAGAAGAGACTATGTGTGA